A region from the Peromyscus maniculatus bairdii isolate BWxNUB_F1_BW_parent chromosome 5, HU_Pman_BW_mat_3.1, whole genome shotgun sequence genome encodes:
- the Map10 gene encoding microtubule-associated protein 10 — MAPMAAGRLFSLELLVDWVRLEVGLSPCAGRPAVAFRLLDFPPLLVLPPAASGQEPQSGTIDFGRGKACLLRLRPAALHRPRLRAVLLQLPQGPASAPCLLGACDILLVASPQGRRGKFTLRGPAAEPVGELAVFCRLTDLGRFPPGAQELPGPLSPASIMGSEALEVWEPRTQDAPKPCTKEAAARCLQCASNVRCLEASEPCAKDTNSWSAGDSDPSAIQKTWEEAVLHSKASSGDMASAPCSPAPSGRSVSPLSPEVTELDFESNTFCPPPLYYTHLAQEKTSSARVEITIEPQRNGPEDLDGIFPETKRVGPPIHLVKHTRSAMEESPPVLLNPPQMKGPGSVNEVTCPPQTEQSTANAIRQLPLLNALLIELSLLCNQPVASPTQVHPHLAWLYGSEHKGPEPSVKSTSRSESKSASRSEPKSNKLSVREHEKLVSLQSKKNPKGKHSEKISGSPPPRVTKGKLLYGLTNTLRLRLKQTNPDMLVVHEKREQYRKSQIKAVEPKVRGPSWKGKVPSLAAQSQMPPQLPKDKSSDSNGSFAEGSDTSRQISACFDELSTTKKMNWSHAIKKDTVEQGENRTSDTWLEAGVCPADSIISERCPHSNILGGTSKMKVQSPALSRQDPAVDKPVDEGKDGRQVEVTDIVTADTSANRPPSTKSSCESISELQRQEELASPCYSEDFCMTEDDSRSLAPDSSTGAENAQHGSQTSKASEARLSTRKNSSEVSPVLSPPFSAGSPVCSHKRSYVLKTAHGSLEEASSSSTSDFSSQWTNEKETRAEPLSTGRSKVMRTGWDSSTKLKVGAGRKSSEKSQSPRTSQVSSYEPSNLSELELKGLDNSAEADFQEEEDDLGSLNISKQCRDICELVINKLPGYTV, encoded by the coding sequence ATGGCGCCCATGGCAGCCGGGCGGCTCTTCTCGCTGGAACTGCTGGTGGACTGGGTGCGGCTGGAGGTCGGGCTGTCACCGTGCGCCGGGAGACCCGCTGTGGCGTTCCGCCTGCTGGACTTCCCGCCGCTGCTCGTCCTCCCGCCTGCCGCTTCTGGCCAGGAGCCCCAGAGCGGCACCATCGACTTCGGGCGCGGCAAGGCCTGCCTACTACGCCTGCGCCCCGCCGCCCTGCATCGCCCGCGCCTGCGCGCAGTACTGCTGCAGCTTCCCCAGGGCCCAGCGTCTGCACCGTGCCTGTTGGGGGCTTGCGACATCCTGCTGGTCGCCTCCCCCCAGGGCCGACGGGGTAAATTCACCCTGCGGGGCCCGGCGGCCGAGCCCGTCGGGGAATTGGCTGTCTTCTGCCGCCTAACCGACCTGGGACGCTTTCCCCCTGGGGCTCAGGAGCTGCCGGGCCCACTGAGCCCTGCTAGTATCATGGGTTCCGAGGCCCTGGAGGTGTGGGAGCCACGTACCCAGGACGCCCCGAAGCCATGCACCAAAGAAGCCGCTGCCAGATGCCTTCAGTGTGCCTCCAATGTACGCTGCTTGGAGGCCTCAGAGCCATGCGCCAAGGATACTAACAGCTGGTCTGCAGGGGATTCAGACCCCTCAGCTATCCAGAAGACCTGGGAAGAAGCAGTCTTACACAGTAAGGCCAGCTCTGGGGACATGGCTTCTGCCCCTTGTTCACCTGCTCCCAGTGGGAGGTCTGTCAGCCCTCTCAGCCCGGAGGTCACGGAGCTAGACTTTGAATCCAACACCTTTTGCCCTCCTCCTCTGTATTACACTCACCTGGCCCAGGAAAAGACATCTTCTGCCAGGGTTGAAATCACTATTGAGCCTCAGAGAAATGGACCTGAGGACCTGGATGGTATTTTTCCTGAAACAAAACGTGTAGGTCCTCCCATACATCTGGTGAAACATACAAGATCTGCAATGGAGGAGAGCCCTCCAGTGCTTCTAAATCCTCCACAGATGAAGGGTCCAGGCTCAGTTAATGAGGTTACATGTCCCCCTCAGACTGAACAAAGTACAGCCAATGCAATAAGACAGCTGCCGCTGCTGAATGCTTTGTTGATTGAACTGTCCTTGCTGTGCAACCAGCCCGTGGCAAGTCCCACTCAGGTTCACCCCCACTTAGCCTGGTTGTACGGAAGTGAACATAAGGGGCCAGAACCTTCTGTCAAGTCCACATCTCGGTCAGAATCAAAGAGCGCATCTCGGTCTGAACCAAAGAGCAACAAACTTTCTGTGCGAGAACATGAAAAGCTCGTGAGTCTTCAGTCTAAAAAGAACCCTAAAGGTAAACATTCAGAGAAGATCAGTGGTAGCCCTCCACCAAGGGTTACAAAGGGTAAGCTGCTTTATGGCTTAACAAATACACTAAGACTGCGTTTAAAGCAAACAAACCCCGACATGCTGGTTGTACATGAAAAGAGAGAACAGTATAGAAAATCGCAAATCAAAGCAGTGGAGCCCAAAGTCCGAGGGCCGTCATGGAAAGGGAAAGTACCAAGCTTGGCAGCACAAAGTCAGATGCCACCACAGCTGCCCAAGGATAAGTCTTCAGACTCAAATGGGTCTTTTGCTGAGGGTAGTGATACTTCAAGGCAAATCAGTGCGTGTTTTGATGAGTTAAGTACAACTAAAAAAATGAATTGGAGCCATGCTATTAAAAAAGACACAGTTGAGCAGGGTGAAAACAGAACCAGTGACACTTGGTTGGAGGCAGGTGTGTGTCCTGCAGATTCCATTATTTCAGAAAGATGTCCTCATTCAAATATTCTGGGAGGAACATCGAAAATGAAAGTCCAAAGCCCAGCGCTTTCCCGACAGGATCCTGCTGTTGACAAGCCTGTTGATGAGGGGAAAGATGGTAGACAAGTCGAAGTCACAGACATTGTGACTGCAGATACAAGTGCAAACAGACCACCTAGTACAAAGAGTTCCTGTGAGAGCATCTCGGAGCTACAGCGCCAGGAGGAGTTGGCCAGCCCTTGCTATTCGGAAGACTTCTGCATGACTGAGGATGACAGCAGAAGTCTGGCTCCCGACTCCAGCACAGGGGCAGAAAATGCCCAACACGGTTCACAGACGAGCAAGGCAagcgaggcaaggctgtccacaaGGAAAAACAGTAGTGAAGTGAGTCCTGTGCTCAGCCCTCCCTTCTCGGCTGGCTCACCAGTATGCTCACATAAAAGGTCGTATGTGTTGAAGACTGCCCATGGGAGTCTGGAGGAAGCCTCCAGCAGCTCCACCAGTGACTTTTCATCACAGTGGACAAATGAAAAGGAAACCCGGGCAGAACCACTGAGTACAGGCAGATCAAAGGTCATGAGGACAGGTTGGGACAGCTCCACTAAACTTAAAGTAGGAGCTGGTCGCAAGTCCTCTGAGAAAAGCCAGTCACCAAGGACATCTCAAGTGAGTTCTTACGAGCCATCAAATTTGTCTGAGCTAGAACTCAAGGGCTTAGACAACAGTGCAGAAGCTGACTTCCAAGAAGAGGAAGATGACCTCGGTTCACTGAATATCTCCAAACAGTGCAGAGATATCTGCGAATTAGTAATAAACAAACTTCCAGGATATACCGTCTGA